One genomic window of Phaenicophaeus curvirostris isolate KB17595 chromosome 21, BPBGC_Pcur_1.0, whole genome shotgun sequence includes the following:
- the ZNHIT3 gene encoding zinc finger HIT domain-containing protein 3, with the protein MRAAGPCGVCGADGAGRYRCPRCAAAYCSVPCCRTHKERCAPERAETPGPRPRAAEGQPRSSLAGPPPLEDILAEGDEQDRVPLQKLQLLGESEELRGLLLNPHLRQLLLTVDQAEDKSSLMKKYMQEPLFVEFADCCLRIVEPPEKENIMPE; encoded by the exons ATGAGGGCCGCGGGGCCGTGCGGCGTGTGCGGGGCGGACGGGGCGGGCAGATACCGGTGTCCGCGCTGCGCCGCCGCCTA CTGCTCCGTGCCGTGCTGCAGGACCCACAAGG AGCGATGCGCCCCGGAGCGAGCGGAGACCCCCGGCCCGCGGCCCCGGGCGGCTGAGGGGCAGCCCCGTTCCAGCCTCGCTGGCCCCCCGCCCCTGGAGGACATCCTGGCGGAGGGGGACGAGCAGGACCGCGTCCCGCTGCAGAAGCTCCAGCTTTTAG gggaaTCAGAAGAACTGAGAGGCTTGCTTCTGAATCCACAtctcaggcagctgctgctgacagTCGATCAAGCAGAAGATAAAAGCTCCCTCATGAAAAAGTATATGCAGGAGCCATTATTTGTTGAATTTGCAGACTGCTGCTTGAGAATTGTGGAACCTCCGGAGAAGGAGAACATTATGCCTGAGTGA
- the LOC138729533 gene encoding lysophosphatidic acid receptor 1-B-like, which translates to MNGYPNCTTNHTNIWSHSLVLALGIPQLTINIASVIFNCTVIFTRMVTKDLHKPISILFCNLAFSDLFTSFSGFWISMLFITNPDITIFGSKDMLAPYALYTVSILSTIYNLVSIGIERYLAVAESMRTRFRVARRHSIAVVLINWVLAFLLGCLPLMGWNCLHREENLSVLYSPFCVDYLIFIAVPNVVVAFIIPLFTYLRIIIILRKRKLRMKACGQATGTYKSAEIQVARTSIFIWLLALISYAPFFAGVIFDATNHQCSIDLYPGVYIFRNFTAMLITMNCLGNPMIYTLKVKILGAKLKALKCLFSSRAQSCTIENI; encoded by the coding sequence ATGAATGGATATCCAAACTGCACTACTAACCACACCAATATTTGGAGCCATTCTTTGGTACTTGCACTGGGCATCCCTCAACTGACCATTAACATAGCGTCTGTGATCTTCAACTGCACAGTCATCTTCACCAGAATGGTGACAAAGGATCTGCACAAGCCTATCTCGATTCTCTTCTGCAATTTGGCTTTTTCTgacctcttcaccagcttttctGGCTTTTGGATTTCAATGTTGTTCATCACCAATCCTGACATTACAATCTTTGGATCCAAGGACATGCTCGCACCTTATGCATTATATACTGTGTCTATTTTATCCACCATCTATAACTTGGTAAGCATTGGAATTGAACGCTATCTGGCTGTGGCTGAAAGCATGAGGACGAGGTTCAGGGTTGCTAGACGCCATTCCATAGCTGTAGTTTTAATTAACTGGgtccttgctttccttttgggCTGCTTGCCATTGATGGGGTGGAACTGCTTGCATAGAGAAGAAAACCTCTCTGTCCTTTACAGTCCATTTTGCGTTGACTACCTCATCTTCATCGCTGTTCCAAATGTTGTGGTGGCTTTTATTATACCTCTGTTCACTTACCTTAGAATCATCATCATCTTgaggaagagaaagctgagaatGAAAGCATGTGGACAAGCTACTGGCACCTACAAATCAGCTGAGATCCAGGTTGCCAGAACCAGTATTTTCATTTGGCTCCTGGCACTGATCTCCTACGCTCCCTTTTTCGCAGGAGTCATATTTGATGCAACCAACCACCAGTGCAGCATCGATCTCTACCCAGGAGTCTACATCTTTCGAAACTTCACGGCTATGCTAATAACCATGAACTGTTTAGGAAACCCTATGATATATACCCTGAAAGTCAAAATTCTAGGGGCTAAACTCAAGGCTCTGAAATGCCTCTTCTCCAGCCGTGCCCAGTCCTGCACCATTGAGAACATCTAG